Within Marinomonas mediterranea MMB-1, the genomic segment GTGTCTCCGAAACCATTGCCAACACTTGGCTGCCTGCGTTACTCACGCGCATTCATGAAGATATGCCCAATCTTGAAGTGGAGATGACGGTCGATGTGACGACGAACTTGGCGGTGGGCGTGAAAGAGCGTTCACTGGATTTGGGCTTACTACTCGGGCCGCTTTCGGAGCCCAGTGTGGTTAATGTGGAGCTTTGTCACTATCCCTTATCCTGGGTCGCGAGCCCTAAACTTGATTTGCCGGATCGATTGCATTATCTGGAAGAGTTAGCAAATTGGCCGATTATTACTTACGCCAGAAATACCAAGCCCTACACGGAAATTAACCATAGATTTCGATGTTTAGACGGCCCACCTGCTCGATTTTTTGCCTCGACTTCCCTCGCTGCATGTCGCAGCTTAGCGATTGATGCCGTGGGCATTGCAACCTTGCCAGACATTATGATCGATGTAGATATCGAACTAGGAAAACTTAAGAAAATCAAATCGATCTGGAGCCCGAGTGATCTGCATTTTACTGCGTCTTATTCTGATGACCCAATCAACCCATTCTCAGAAATGACCGCAAAAATGGCCGCCGAAGTGGCGAAGGAGTATGCCGACGCCCGCGCTTGATAAAAAAAATTGATCAAAAACCTAAAAAAAACACGATTAGACTTTTTTATGCTTCCAATTCTATTCTTAAAAAATCCAAATTGTGGCAAAACTTAGGAATTTGATATGACAAATGGCCCTTTAACTTTGATGCAACAAACGTCTGCGTTGCGTCAGGCGATTCGCAATCAAGAGCATACTGGCCCAACCAGCGGTTTAGCAACGGGCGCGATGCAAGGCAACGTGGTGATCTTGCCAAAAGAATACGCCGATGAGTTTTTGATGTTTTGTCACCTCAATCCGGTTCCATGTCCGTTGATCGGCGTCTCCGCAGTGGGCGACTATCGGATGCCGATGTTGGGTGAAGACATCGATATGCGCACCGATATCCCGGAGTATTACGTGTACCGAAATGGTGAAGAGGCCGAAAGGTGCTATGACATTTCTTCGTTATGGCAAGACGATATGGTGGCCTTCGTTCTTGGATGTTCGTTCTCTTTCGAAAATGCCTTGTCTCAAGTCGGGCTGACGCCTCGAAATATCGAAGAAGACGTCAACGTTTCTATGTTCGAAAGCTCTATTCCAACCAAGCCTGCTGGACGTTTTTACGGCAACACCGTGGTAACCATGCGCCCGTATACACCGAAAGACGCTATTCGAGCGATTCAAGTGACAACCCGTTTCCCTAAAGCACATGGCGCGCCTCTGCATTTTGGCGATCCAAGTTCGATCGGTATCAACGACCTGGCAATCCCAGACTTTGGGGACCCAGTCTCTGTGAAAGAGGGTGAAGTCCCCGTTTTTTGGGCCTGTGGGGTGACGCCTCAACTGGCGATTAAGAATGCGAAACTGCCGATCTGTATTACACACGCACCAGGCAAGATGCTGGTGACTGATTTGCTAGACGCCGATTTGGCGGTGTTTTAATCCGTTTCCCGCTGTTGGTGTGAATGCTGCATTGCCTCAATACGCAAAAACGGTGAGAGCAAGTAATAGACACATCAATGGCTGCTAAAAACCAATAATAAAACTCAATTAAACATCACATACAAAAGGTAGGAACAATGAAAAAGTTAACCTCAGCTCTTCTTATCAGCGGTTTGGCTTCTACGGCTGCCATTGCGGACAAATGGCACATGCCAACGCCATACGGTGACGGGAACTTGCCGACTCAGATTGCATATGGATTTGCAGAGGAGATCAAAGAAAAAACCAACGGTGATCTCGACATTACTGTGCACTCAGGTGGTTCGTTGGTTAAGCATACTGAGATTCCTCGTGCGGTAAAAACGGGTCAAGTTCAAGCGGGTGAGATTTTCCTAGGCATCTTGGGTAATGAGCACCCTGTCTATAAGCACGATAACATCCCATTCCTTGCAACGACGTTCGAGGACGCAAAAAAACTGTGGGAAGCCGCAAAGCCTTCTGTGGATAAACAGCTAAACAAAAGCGGCATGAAGTTGTTGTATGCGGTTGCATGGCCAGCGCAAAGCCTTTACACCAAAAGGCCAGTCACTCAGTTGAGTGATTTAGAAGGCGCGAAGATGCGAGCGTACAGCCCATCTACTTCTCGTTTAGCAGACCTAATGGGCACAACACCAACGACGATCCAAGTGCCTGATATTCCACAAGCATTTAGTACTGGAATCATCCAAGCCATGATCACATCGCCTTCGACCGGTGTTGACAGCCAAGCGTGGGACTACGTGACAAATTACACTGAAGTCAGTGCGTGGATTCCGAAAAATATTGTGGTCGTGAACAAGCGTGCATTCCGTCGATTAGACAAAGAAACACAACAAGCCGTATTGGATGCCGCGAAACACGCAGAAGAAATGGGTTGGGCGAAAGTAGCTGAGCGTGCGGCTAATGACCGTGCTAAGTTGATCGAAAATGGCATGAACGTTCAAGCGCCTTCAGAGACACTAGTGAAAGAGCTTCAAGCGATCGGCGACACGATGATCACGGAATGGAAAGCGGAAGATCCAAAAGAAGTTGGCGCGATTCTTGATCGTTACAACCCTTAAGGCGAGCGTTATCGAATGCCCATTGTCGTGAGGAATCAAAGACCGCGACAGTGGGTGTTGAAGCCTATGTTTTTTACGTAGGGGAGCGTAAAAAGCAGTCAGGGAGAGAGGGTGCTGGCAAAAAGAAGCACATTAATAATGCTGGCATCCCTCTTCCATCCAAGACGACTAATCAAGTGAATTATATGAATGAATTTAAAAACACCTGCTACCAGCTAACGGGCTGGCTATCAGGGTTGTGTATCGTCGCTATTACCTTGCTGTTGCTTGCGCAAATAATAGGTCGATTGTTTGGTTTTATCGTACCGTCTGCGGAAGATTTTGCCGGCTTTGCATTGGCCGCTGCTACGTTTTTTGGCTTGGCATACACCTTCAACGAAGGCGGACATATTCGCGTTACGTTATTGATACAGCGTTTCTCTGAAAAGGGTCGTAAGTGGCAGGAGGCAATCGTCCTAGCAATGGGCTTTGCACTGACGACCTACCTTACTTATGCCTGCTCTTATATGGTGTATGAGTCCTATGTATACGAAGAAGTGTCGTACGGTTATGTCCCCGTTCCACTGTGGATACCACAAATCCCCGTTGCTTTTGGTGCATTGGCGTTGAATTTAGCGGTGTTAGATTCTTTGATCAAAGCGTTAAAAGGCGAAGCGCCGAATTACGTCGGTCACGAAGACGAATTGGCGATGGAGGAATAAACCTTGGATTTAACGATTGTTTCTTTGATTCTAGCGGTCGGCATGCTCACTATGCTGGCATTTGGTGTGTGGGTCTCTTTTACGCTGATTATTATTGGGGGTCTAGGTCTGGTGTTGTCTGAGAACTATCAAGTCGGCCTGTTGTTTTCAACGTCGTCTTGGGGCGCCAGCACATCATGGTCACTCACGGCCTTACCCTTATTTATTTGGATGGGGGAAGTGCTGTTTAGAACGCGCTTGTCGGAAGATTTATTCAAAGGGCTATCGCCTTGGTTGGGTGGTGTCCCAGGTAAACTCCTGCATGTGAATATTTTGAGTTGCGGTATTTTTGCGGCGGTTTCAGGTTCTTCCGCTGCGACGGCGGCGACGATTGGTCGTATGACGTTGCCCGAGCTGAAAAAGCAAGGTTACAGCGAGCGTATGGCCGTCGGGACATTGGCTGGGTCAGGTACGCTCGGTCTTTTGATTCCGCCTTCCATTATTCTTATCGTATATGGTGTCGCGGCAGAAGTATCGATCGCGCGTTTGTTTATTGCTGGTGCCTTACCAGGTCTTCTATTGGTTGCCTTGTTTATGGGTTACACCATGATTTGGGGCATGTTGCATAAAGACGAATTACCTAAACACACGGATTCACAAGTTAGCTGGTCAACGCGGTTTAAAGCACTCAAACAATTGCTTCCTGTCGTTGGCTTAATTGGCTTTGTATTAGGGTCTATTTATGGCGGGATTACCACCCCGACCGAAGCAGCGGCGATTGGTGTCACCGGTGCGTTAGTCATCGCAGGGGTTACTGGGTCGTTGTCCTTCCATAGCTTTATGGACAGTTTAATGGGTGCGGTAAAAAGCTCGTGTATGATCACTTTTATCCTGATTGGCGCACACTTTTTAACCTTGTCTATGGGCTTTTTAGGCATCCCTAAAGAGTTAGCGAGCTGGATAGCGAGTTTGAACTTGTCTCCAATGGCTTTGATTTTCTATCTGACGATCTTATTTGTTGTGTTGGGTTGCTTCCTAGATGGTATCTCAGTCGTCGTGCTGACGGTCGCGGTGGTGCTGCCAATGGTAGACGCCGCAGGTATCGATCTGCTTTGGTTCGGTATTTTCATTGTATTAGTGGTGGAAATGTCGCAAATTACGCCACCAGTCGGCTTTAACCTGTTCGTTATTCAATCTTTGACGGGTAAGAACATCTTGTATGTTGCTCGTGCTGCACTGCCTTTCTTCTTATTGATCGCAGTAGCCATTGCATTGGTGACTATGTTCCCTGAAATAGTGACTTACTTACCGTCAAACATGTCTCAGAGCGGGTAACGCTCGCATCGTATAGAGCCAAACGGCCTAGCAAAAACGAGGCTGCCGACACCGTTCTTGAGCAACCAGCTCAAGTGGCAGCCTCAAAGGAGAAAAAACATGAAATTAAACTGTGATATGGGCGAAGCGTTTGGCGCTTGGGCAATGGGGATGGACGAGCAAATTATGCCGTACGTCGATCAGGCTAACATCGCCTGTGGCTTCCATGCGTCCGATCCATTAACGATGAGCAAAACAGTCGCTCTGGCGAAGCAATATAATGTCACTATTGGCGCGCACCCCGCGTATCCAGATTTAGTCGGCTTTGGGCGTCGCAATATGGACATCGCGCCAAGTGAATTAAAGGCCCTGATTCAATATCAAGTGGGAGCACTTCAAGGCATTTGTCAGGCACAGAAAACCAAAGTGAGCTACGTCAAACCTCACGGTGCGTTGTACAACACAATGATGACAGATTTCACTGTGTTAGAAACTGTCATACAGGCCGTGTCTGAAATTGATCCTAGTTTGATACTTATGGTGATGGCTGTACCCGAAAAAGATCAAGTAACGGCGTTGGCAAGTAAGTATGGGGTGACGCTGTGGTTTGAAGCGTTCTCGGACCGATTGTATACCGATGAAGGGCGTTTGACGCCTCGTAAACAAGCAAACGCAGTACATCAAAGCTTTGAGCGAATTGAACAACAAGTCGAAGAGCTGAGTTTAAAAGGTGGCTTAACTACGGCGTCTGGACAACATCTAAGTGTCCACGCAGATACTATTTGCGTACATGGCGACGGGTTACATGCCGTCGAGGCGGTAAAGCGAATCCGTACCCTGGTAGATGGGCTTGGCTAATCCACTTTGAGTTCAGCTCAATGTTAGCTCAACCCAATGTAAGTCCAATAAGTGAAGCCTTAGTGGGTGAAGCCCTAACGACTGCGAAAGTGGCCGTTAAATTGATAAGTAAAAAAGACGATGAACGAGCAAGAACTAAAGAAACCGAGCTTTGCGCTGGTCAGTGACCACGCCTGTTTGCTGACCTTCAGCGATGTGATCGACGAGTTTACCGCTGACTACATTAGTCGCGTGAACCAAGCATTAAAAACGATTGATGGCATCGTCGATTTAGTCCCGTCTTATACGACATTGCTGGTTGTATTTGATATGGACCATTACGATCGTTTCGCAATAGAGAAGCAAATTAAAGAGGTGATCGCGTCGATCAGCTCTTCGGATTTCGGCCAGCGCGACACCTGTGAAGTGGTCATACCTGTTTACTATGGTGCGGAAGTTGGCCCAGATATTGATGATGTGGCGAAGCACTGTGGTATTCAGGTCGACGATGTCATTCGTCTGCATTCTTCAACACGTTACCGCGCTTACGCCGTAGGGTTTGCCCCTGGATACGCTTTTCTCGGTAACACGCCTGACACCTTGCATATCCCTCGAAAAGAAACGCCTCGTTTAAAAGTCATCGCGGGTAGTGTTGCCATTGCCGAACGGCAGACCGCTGTTTATCCGAGTACCTCTCCAGGCGGCTGGCAAATAATAGGTCGAACACCGATTCAGCTGGTGGACTGGGGAAGTGAAAACCTCGCGATCATTGAAGTCGGCGATACGGTTAAGTTTGAACCCATTTCACGAGACGAATTTCTAGCCCAAGGAGGCTCCCTCGATGGCTTTTAAGGTGATAAAACCGGGTCTATTAACACTTGTTCAGGATTTAGGTCGTCATAGTTACCAGCACCTTGGCGTTACCACGGGTGGCCCGATGGACGAAATGGCATTTCGTTGGGCAAATGCACTATTAGACAACGACGAAAATGACAGCCAACTTGAAATCACCTTTGGCATGCTCACACTAGAGGCGCAAGCTGATACCAGTATTGCCTTATGTGGCGCAGACTTAGGTGCGACATTGAACGGCGACTCAGTGATTCCGTGGCAGACCTACGCGATTAAAGCTGGCGACGTGCTTGCTTTCCAGCAGCCAAAAAATGGCTTGCGTGCTTACCTCGCAGTAAAATGGGGTTTTCAGATAAAACCGATATTGGGCAGCGTCTCCACGGTGGTTCGAGAAAAGATTGGCGGACTCAGCGGAAAAGGAGACAAGCTTCAAAAGGGCGATATGCTTGCGTATATAGCGTGCAGCCAACATCGGCAACGCATGGTGCCTCGTCTTGCGATTCCGAACTACAACAGTGAAGAAATACCAATGGTCTTGAGCTACCAAGCGCCAACGTTTTCACACTTAGATCAGGCTCGGTTCTTTGGCAATCATTACGCTGTTTCAACTGAAAGTGACCGAATGGGATACAGATTGCAAGGTCAGCCAATAGGGGGTAACAAAAAAGGCATTATCTCAGAGGGCATTGCCTACGGCGCGATTCAAATTCCGAATGACGGCCAGCCGATTGTGTTATTGCGAGATCGGCAAACCATTGGGGGCTATCCAAAAATGGGTTGTGTCACACCGTACGGCGGTGGGCTGCTTTCTCAGAAAAAACCGGGTGACAAGGTTCACTTCGCCAACTGGACAATCGACCAAGTCGAACGCGACCGACATCTTCAAATCGCCCGAGTCGCGCAGTGGCGATAAGGCTATCAAGCCAATAGCATAGAAATAGGAGCGTCCATGATACATGCTTTCTTCATCATCATTTTATGTCAGATGGCAGAAAGTCTTATTGTTCAAATGCTTGATTCTCCTA encodes:
- a CDS encoding TRAP transporter large permease; protein product: MDLTIVSLILAVGMLTMLAFGVWVSFTLIIIGGLGLVLSENYQVGLLFSTSSWGASTSWSLTALPLFIWMGEVLFRTRLSEDLFKGLSPWLGGVPGKLLHVNILSCGIFAAVSGSSAATAATIGRMTLPELKKQGYSERMAVGTLAGSGTLGLLIPPSIILIVYGVAAEVSIARLFIAGALPGLLLVALFMGYTMIWGMLHKDELPKHTDSQVSWSTRFKALKQLLPVVGLIGFVLGSIYGGITTPTEAAAIGVTGALVIAGVTGSLSFHSFMDSLMGAVKSSCMITFILIGAHFLTLSMGFLGIPKELASWIASLNLSPMALIFYLTILFVVLGCFLDGISVVVLTVAVVLPMVDAAGIDLLWFGIFIVLVVEMSQITPPVGFNLFVIQSLTGKNILYVARAALPFFLLIAVAIALVTMFPEIVTYLPSNMSQSG
- a CDS encoding TRAP transporter small permease, whose translation is MGVEAYVFYVGERKKQSGREGAGKKKHINNAGIPLPSKTTNQVNYMNEFKNTCYQLTGWLSGLCIVAITLLLLAQIIGRLFGFIVPSAEDFAGFALAAATFFGLAYTFNEGGHIRVTLLIQRFSEKGRKWQEAIVLAMGFALTTYLTYACSYMVYESYVYEEVSYGYVPVPLWIPQIPVAFGALALNLAVLDSLIKALKGEAPNYVGHEDELAMEE
- a CDS encoding putative hydro-lyase, whose product is MTNGPLTLMQQTSALRQAIRNQEHTGPTSGLATGAMQGNVVILPKEYADEFLMFCHLNPVPCPLIGVSAVGDYRMPMLGEDIDMRTDIPEYYVYRNGEEAERCYDISSLWQDDMVAFVLGCSFSFENALSQVGLTPRNIEEDVNVSMFESSIPTKPAGRFYGNTVVTMRPYTPKDAIRAIQVTTRFPKAHGAPLHFGDPSSIGINDLAIPDFGDPVSVKEGEVPVFWACGVTPQLAIKNAKLPICITHAPGKMLVTDLLDADLAVF
- a CDS encoding 5-oxoprolinase subunit C family protein translates to MAFKVIKPGLLTLVQDLGRHSYQHLGVTTGGPMDEMAFRWANALLDNDENDSQLEITFGMLTLEAQADTSIALCGADLGATLNGDSVIPWQTYAIKAGDVLAFQQPKNGLRAYLAVKWGFQIKPILGSVSTVVREKIGGLSGKGDKLQKGDMLAYIACSQHRQRMVPRLAIPNYNSEEIPMVLSYQAPTFSHLDQARFFGNHYAVSTESDRMGYRLQGQPIGGNKKGIISEGIAYGAIQIPNDGQPIVLLRDRQTIGGYPKMGCVTPYGGGLLSQKKPGDKVHFANWTIDQVERDRHLQIARVAQWR
- the pxpB gene encoding 5-oxoprolinase subunit PxpB, yielding MNEQELKKPSFALVSDHACLLTFSDVIDEFTADYISRVNQALKTIDGIVDLVPSYTTLLVVFDMDHYDRFAIEKQIKEVIASISSSDFGQRDTCEVVIPVYYGAEVGPDIDDVAKHCGIQVDDVIRLHSSTRYRAYAVGFAPGYAFLGNTPDTLHIPRKETPRLKVIAGSVAIAERQTAVYPSTSPGGWQIIGRTPIQLVDWGSENLAIIEVGDTVKFEPISRDEFLAQGGSLDGF
- a CDS encoding TRAP transporter substrate-binding protein translates to MKKLTSALLISGLASTAAIADKWHMPTPYGDGNLPTQIAYGFAEEIKEKTNGDLDITVHSGGSLVKHTEIPRAVKTGQVQAGEIFLGILGNEHPVYKHDNIPFLATTFEDAKKLWEAAKPSVDKQLNKSGMKLLYAVAWPAQSLYTKRPVTQLSDLEGAKMRAYSPSTSRLADLMGTTPTTIQVPDIPQAFSTGIIQAMITSPSTGVDSQAWDYVTNYTEVSAWIPKNIVVVNKRAFRRLDKETQQAVLDAAKHAEEMGWAKVAERAANDRAKLIENGMNVQAPSETLVKELQAIGDTMITEWKAEDPKEVGAILDRYNP
- a CDS encoding 5-oxoprolinase subunit PxpA, which translates into the protein MKLNCDMGEAFGAWAMGMDEQIMPYVDQANIACGFHASDPLTMSKTVALAKQYNVTIGAHPAYPDLVGFGRRNMDIAPSELKALIQYQVGALQGICQAQKTKVSYVKPHGALYNTMMTDFTVLETVIQAVSEIDPSLILMVMAVPEKDQVTALASKYGVTLWFEAFSDRLYTDEGRLTPRKQANAVHQSFERIEQQVEELSLKGGLTTASGQHLSVHADTICVHGDGLHAVEAVKRIRTLVDGLG
- a CDS encoding LysR family transcriptional regulator, translating into MNYKRLETFIWVATLGSFRKAAEQMHTTQPAISARISGLESELGVKLFEREGGSSPIALTAKGKELLPYVEKILYQAEELRKRTDVATAYSGTLRLGVSETIANTWLPALLTRIHEDMPNLEVEMTVDVTTNLAVGVKERSLDLGLLLGPLSEPSVVNVELCHYPLSWVASPKLDLPDRLHYLEELANWPIITYARNTKPYTEINHRFRCLDGPPARFFASTSLAACRSLAIDAVGIATLPDIMIDVDIELGKLKKIKSIWSPSDLHFTASYSDDPINPFSEMTAKMAAEVAKEYADARA